In a single window of the Branchiostoma floridae strain S238N-H82 chromosome 2, Bfl_VNyyK, whole genome shotgun sequence genome:
- the LOC118409583 gene encoding uncharacterized protein LOC118409583 produces MWRGVLLLFLCGVTAYVTAAPAAPDPDGRPARGKRAIPAFVASAAKDVGAKVVSALGDRIAEGVVENHQEKVVSALEDYFSGQFDKADEEFDNVIGRSGNLLAAAQDVEQARVQVLHGRGSNTGDTFSPPSQEVRMTFEHRDENAEQDSSQLGGARAYPFGLGPIMMNGCFGTNYQEGDPCFEAFTPIENCANIIEGATFMGVGYDGRGEYSSESRKKSLVQRACETLQGYKDFHVPDQMTVQGVYDTDLELYTFSGVEEYRHYLEDKSAVTSAKGMFQQEMNKVQGHGGGGGAFGFVASAGGGQSKQTGSDSQTSNTQSNSLAGAQLTETSTETYISMLELNVFRYEIFLDSVRPQDLELGILRDFLTLPTSYFSIGADRAFQNFILRHGTHYITSAKLGGQLKMIKTKTATAEVSKESFAQAAQSDFKKVFSTFSAKQTMTKSSSWFHDHETKNEKQTSSGQETQDTASQSSNENQENINEMEFSNEVMMVQGGSQRIAGSITEQYTTSFGNSLKDWLESINEFPKAFEFTMQLISDLFDMNLDLLFPSGITDYGCFGRKSLSVDANGKQYYTQQVPHANGTGFSTEVRYCDFASQDELREGLLNRRLALKRAIAVYLEEGPFLSTDFAVPGGEPGCETAEMVVAGGPNWAAPDWQQMTSGQEFTVIFDMPSSIPNLLTAKAALNLKYLFNKWLPVREGVTPHLYDGRDNGNSGDLSRNKISVGGLVMTYDGATGLLSVTQEDFEASSAAIPDLPAWLNGMTIARAQHKSLLEEHSNQPTRGTRGAMPCNIKWSNFNRIDPTQGGKCVHFTAASAGNIYVVFAGVPRKQDTWLYLQISPDGVALYVAMQLEAAQFEQGSTGLGSDNLYQSYFVCITEDLQARKTTVQYGKTPDNEEQAHVWLDYQFSGIPTVHFYAFGSGTEDVKMMGVSQLDPFPEDLMVCREGTEQFGSRCVQVCHEECEGCRTTGSDDPRDCIACVNMTVPYPYLDGHEGDFECVADCPYTMTAPAGSSNCECIKQMADVSPAGVVTCVSECPLTHYDDNNICRRCSGFCEDVTDQGTRMCSGPELDQCENCLYRGTDGSCTHGCTPGEKAVEETGTGGSSLECYWEGIAPFCNPGSCDRGYQVATDRCGDGECCWTGNKIKCCTVTTDIRLVGGTGFLEGRVEVYHDGQWGTVCDDGWAIEDAHVVCRMLGFGDAQEATTQASFGQGSGQIWLDQVACSGTEASLAACTHNGWGLHDCDHHEDAGVVCTAPGSESREYISLGCWRDTDDRAIPTLEGTDPRLDGDYESRENPIEKCYQVALSRGFPVFALQNGGWCAGSADGLNTYDRYGPSTTCASDGEGGQRGNEVYKISDTGGTAGTFTCRPCQPGYRCVLGDQVEEICPAGTYSRADGTACNQCPPGEFSSTAGSTSCQQCQPGWYSLYSGSTSCQRCRAGTYSNTAGASWCRQCPSDSNSVAGSTSCQRCYWEGTSPACDPGSCDRGYQVATDRCGDGECCWGGNKIKCCYDVV; encoded by the exons ATGTGGAGAGGGGTGCTTCTCCTGTTCCTGTGTGGCGTCACTGCTTACGTCACCGCAGCCCCTGCTG CGCCCGACCCTGATGGCCGTCCTGCCCGTGGGAAGAGAGCAATTCCCGCCTTTGTGGCATCAGCTGCGAAGGATGTCGGTGCGAAG GTGGTGTCAGCTCTCGGGGACAGGATCGCGGAGGGAGTCGTCGAGAATCACCAGGAGAAAGTGGTGTCTGCTCTGGAGGATTACTTCTCCGGACAGTTCGACAAGGCGGACGAGGAGTTTGACAATGTTATTGGGCGGAGCGGAAACCTCTTGGCAGCTGCTCAAGATGTCGAACAG GCTCGAGTTCAGGTGTTGCACGGGAGAGGATCCAACACAGGTGATACCTTCTCGCCACCGAGTCAGGAGGTCCGGATGACCTTTGAGCACAGGGA tgaaaatgcagaacaggacagctcacaaCTAGGCGGGGCTCGCGCTTACCCCTTCGGACTCGGGCCAATCATGATGAACGGCTGCTTCGGGACCAACTACCAGGAGGGTGACCCGTGCTTCGAGGCTTTTACCCCGATAGAGAACTGTGCT AACATTATCGAAGGAGCGACTTTCATGGGGGTGGGGTATGACGGCCGGGGTGAGTACTCCAGTGAGTCCAGGAAGAAGAGTCTCGTCCAGCGAGCCTGTGAAACCTTACAAGG ATATAAGGATTTCCACGTACCTGACCAAATGACCGTACAGGGGGTGTACGATACCGACTTGGAGCTCTACACCTTCAGCGGCGTGGAGGAATACAGGCATTACCTGGAGGACAAGTCTGCCGTGACGTCAGCCAAGGGTATGTTCCAGCAGGAGATGAACAAGGTTCAGGGACACGGGGGAGGCGGGGGCGCCTTCGGGTTTGTAGCGTCTGCAGGAGGTGGACAGTCAAAGCAGACCGGCTCGGACAGTCAGACATCCAACACCCAGTCCAACTCACTGGCGGGCGCTCAGCTGACTGAAACCTCCACCGAAACTTACATATCCATGCTAGAGCTGAACGTCTTCAG ATACGAAATATTCCTGGACTCCGTCAGACCTCAGGATCTCGAGTTGGGAATCCTGCGCGACTTCCTGACTTTACCGACGTCCTATTTCAGCATCGGAGCAGACAGGGCGTTCC AAAACTTTATTCTCCGCCACGGAACACACTACATCACCTCTGCCAAGCTCGGTGGACAACTGAAGATGATAAAGACGAAGACGGCAACCGCAGAAGTCTCCAAGGAAAGTTTCGCTCAGGCTGCCCAGTCGGATTTCAAGAAAGTGTTCAGCACATTTTCTGCAAAGCAGACCATGACCAAGAGCAGCAGCTGGTTTCACGACCACGAAACAAAGAATGAGAAGCAGACGTCGTCAGGACAAGAAACCCAGGATACCGCGTCTCAGTCGTCAAATGAAAACCAGGAAAACAT CAACGAGATGGAGTTCAGCAACGAGGTAATGATGGTGCAGGGAGGCAGTCAGAGGATTGCTGGCTCCATCACCGAACAGTACACGACGAGCTTTGGAAACTCGCTCAAAGACTGGCTGGAGTCCATCAACGAGTTTCCCAAAGCTTTCGAGTTCACCATGCAGCTGATCTCTGACCTGTTCGACATGAATCTGGATCTGCTCTTCCCCAGTGGCATCACGGACTACGGCTGTTTTGGCAG AAAGTCGCTGAGTGTAGATGCCAACGGTAAGCAGTACTACACCCAGCAGGTGCCTCACGCCAACGGGACAGGATTCTCCACAGAAGTCCGCTACTGTGACTTCGCCTCACAAGACGAGCTGAGGGAAGGGTTACTAAATCGGAGGCTCGCCCTGAAGCGCGCCATCGCTGTGTATTTAGAAGAG GGTCCTTTTCTCAGCACGGATTTTGCCGTACCGGGCGGGGAACCCGGATGTGAAACCGCGGAGATGGTTGTCGCGGGCGGGCCGAACTGGGCAGCCCCCGACTGGCAGCAAATGACCAGCGGGCAGGAGTTCACCGTCATCTTCGACATGCCGTCCAGCATTCCCAACCTCCTCACAGCCAAGGCCGCCCTCAACCTGAAGTACTTGTTCAACAAGTGGCTGCCTGTCAGAGAGGGGGTCACCCCGCACCTGTACGATGGTCGCGACAACGGCAACAGTGGTGACCTCAGCAGGAACAAG ATTAGTGTGGGCGGTCTAGTGATGACGTATGACGGGGCTACAGGCCTGCTGAGTGTGACGCAGGAGGACTTTGAGGCGTCATCAGCCGCCATCCCGGACCTGCCTGCCTGGCTGAACGGCATGACTATCGCCAGGGCGCAGCACAAGTCACTACTGGAAGAACACAGCAACCAGCCGACTAG GGGGACCAGGGGAGCCATGCCATGTAATATCAAGTGGTCCAACTTCAACCGAATCGACCCAACCCAAGGGGGCAAGTGTGTCCACTTCACTGCTGCCTCGGCCGGTAACATCTACGTGGTGTTCGCTGGCGTTCCACGCAAGCAGGATACCTGGCTGTACCTGCAGATTTCCCCCGACGGCGTGGCGCTCTATGTG GCCATGCAGCTGGAGGCTGCCCAATTTGAACAGGGTTCAACAGGCCTAGGGTCTGACAATCTGTACCAGTCCTACTTTGTCTGCATCACGGAGGACCTCCAAGCTCGGAAGACAACTGTCCAGTACGGCAAGACACCCGACAATGAG GAGCAGGCTCATGTCTGGCTTGACTACCAGTTCAGCGGCATCCCAACCGTCCATTTCTACGCGTTCGGCAGCGGCACTGAAGATGTAAAGATGATGGGCGTGTCTCAGCTGGACCCGTTTCCCGAGGACCTCATGGTCTGTCGCGAGGGAACAGAACAGTTTGGCAGTAGatgtgtgcaggtgtgtcatGAGGAGTGCGAAGGCTGCCGCACGACCGGGTCCGATGATCCGCGGGATTGCATAGCGTGTGTGAACATGACGGTGCCATACCCGTACTTGGACGGACATGAGGGAGACTTTGAGTGCGTGGCAGACTGTCCTTACACCATGACCGCGCCAGCCGGATCCTCGAACTGTGAAT GTATAAAGCAGATGGCTGACGTCTCACCTGCGGGCGTGGTCACGTGTGTGTCGGAGTGCCCTCTCACCCACTATGACGACAACAATATCTGCAGGA GATGTAGCGGGTTCTGTGAGGATGTGACCGACCAGGGGACACGGATGTGCTCCGGGCCCGAGCTTGACCAGTGTGAGAACTGCCTGTACAGGGGGACGGACGGTAGCTGCACACACGGATGTACCCCTGGCGAGAAGGCTGTGGAAGAGACAGGAACTGGAGGCAGCAGTTTAG AGTGCTACTGGGAAGGGATAGCTCCGTTTTGCAACCCAGGCAGCTGCGACCGCGGATATCAGGTGGCTACCGACAGATGTGGGGATGGGGAATGCTGCTGGAcgggaaataagataaaatgctGCACTG TGACCACAGATATCCGACTTGTGGGTGGAACTGGGTTCCTGGAGGGGAGAGTTGAGGTGTACCACGACGGTCAGTGGGGGACAGTCTGTGATGATGGCTGGGCAATAGAGGACGCACACGTGGTGTGTCGGATGCTCGGCTTCGGGGACGCTCAGGAAGCAACAACTCAGGCATCGTTCGGCCAAGGCTCGGGGCAGATCTGGCTAGACCAAGTGGCCTGTTCCGGTACTGAGGCAAGTCTGGCCGCCTGTACCCATAATGGTTGGGGACTGCACGACTGTGACCATCATGAGGATGCTGGTGTTGTCTGCACTGCCCCTG GAAGCGAAAGCCGTGAGTACATCAGCCTGGGTTGCTGGAGGGACACAGATGACCGCGCCATTCCGACACTCGAGGGGACAGATCCACGCCTGGACGGAGACTACGAGTCACGAGAAAATCCCATAGAGAAGTGTTACCAGGTAGCACTTTCTCGTGGCTTTCCGGTGTTTGCTCTACAAAATGGCGGTTGGTGTGCTGGGTCTGCTGATGGGCTCAACACGTACGACAGGTACGGTCCTTCCACAACCTGCGCATCGGACGGCGAGGGCGGACAGCGAGGAAATGAAGTATACAAGATTTCAG ACACAGGTGGCACAGCTGGCACCTTCACCTGCCGGCCCTGTCAGCCCGGCTACAGGTGTGTACTGGGAGACCAAGTGGAGGAGATCTGTCCGGCGGGGACGTACAGCAGGGCGGACGGGACGGCGTGCAACCAGTGCCCGCCAGGAGAGTTCAGCAGCACGGCCGGGTCCACCAGCTGCCAGCAGTGCCAGCCTGGATGGTACAGCTTATATTCCGGGTCTACCAGCTGCCAGCGCTGCAGGGCTGGGACCTACAGCAACACGGCCGGGGCCAGCTGGTGTCGTCAGTGCCCGTCTGACTCTAACAGTGTAGCTGGATCAACCTCCTGCCAAA GGTGCTACTGGGAAGGGACATCTCCGGCCTGTGACCCAGGCAGCTGCGACCGCGGATATCAGGTGGCTACCGACAGATGTGGGGATGGGGAATGCTGCTGGGGGGGAAACAAGATAAAATGCTGCTATG ATGTGGTGTAG